In one Hymenobacter sp. DG25B genomic region, the following are encoded:
- the rsmI gene encoding 16S rRNA (cytidine(1402)-2'-O)-methyltransferase yields the protein MSDTPTVLYLVPTPIGNLEDITLRAIRILGEVDTVLAEDTRTSGRLMQHLGLKKPMLSYHLHNEHQQVQRLLEKLEKGERMALVSDAGTPGISDPGFLLVRECLARGLKVECLPGATAFVPALLKSGFGAERFTFEGFLPVKKGRQTRLKELATETRTMIFYESPHRIVKTLEQLAEILGPERPASVSRELTKLFEETVTAPLAELAAEFAGRSAIKGEIVLVVQGLKEERIKEDRYKEDHRAE from the coding sequence ATGTCTGATACGCCTACCGTTCTGTACCTGGTTCCTACCCCCATCGGCAACCTGGAGGATATTACCCTCCGGGCCATTCGCATTCTGGGCGAGGTAGATACCGTACTGGCCGAAGATACCCGCACCAGCGGCCGCCTGATGCAGCACCTGGGCCTGAAAAAGCCCATGCTCAGCTACCACCTCCACAACGAGCACCAGCAGGTGCAGCGCCTGCTGGAAAAGCTGGAAAAAGGCGAGCGGATGGCCCTGGTGTCGGATGCCGGCACCCCCGGAATTTCTGACCCCGGCTTTTTGTTGGTTCGCGAGTGTCTGGCCCGGGGCCTGAAAGTGGAGTGCCTGCCGGGCGCCACGGCCTTTGTGCCGGCCCTGCTGAAATCGGGCTTCGGGGCCGAGCGGTTTACGTTTGAAGGTTTCTTGCCGGTGAAAAAAGGCCGCCAGACCCGCCTCAAGGAGTTGGCCACCGAAACCCGCACCATGATTTTTTACGAGTCGCCGCACCGGATTGTGAAAACCCTGGAGCAGCTGGCCGAAATACTGGGCCCCGAGCGCCCCGCCTCCGTGAGCCGGGAGCTGACCAAGCTGTTTGAGGAAACCGTGACGGCTCCCCTGGCTGAGCTGGCCGCTGAGTTTGCGGGCCGCTCCGCCATCAAAGGCGAAATAGTGCTGGTAGTGCAGGGCCTGAAGGAGGAACGCATCAAAGAAGACCGCTATAAAGAAGACCATCGTGCCGAATAA
- a CDS encoding 4a-hydroxytetrahydrobiopterin dehydratase, with translation MWTEQDNALTRTFKFKSFQTAFSFMTDVAEEAEYQNHHPWWSNEYNVVTFRLRTHDAGNTVTEKDRQLAAAIDKLAEEYKGESVAG, from the coding sequence ATGTGGACTGAACAAGACAACGCCCTCACCCGCACTTTTAAGTTTAAAAGCTTCCAGACGGCCTTCAGCTTCATGACCGATGTAGCCGAGGAGGCCGAGTACCAGAACCACCATCCCTGGTGGAGCAATGAGTACAACGTGGTTACGTTCCGGCTCCGCACGCATGATGCCGGCAACACCGTGACCGAAAAAGACCGGCAGCTGGCCGCCGCCATTGATAAGCTGGCCGAGGAGTATAAAGGGGAATCAGTTGCCGGTTGA